Below is a genomic region from Raphanus sativus cultivar WK10039 chromosome 4, ASM80110v3, whole genome shotgun sequence.
AGCGTGGCCTGTTCCAAAAATGTCAGAATGTATGCAACATTAAAACTCGTGATCTCATTGGTCTGACGgataatattttattggttTGTATGAAATAATACAATTTGCAGAGCAGTTCGCAACTCGCaagtttgaaaagaaaaagaaccaGTCCATGTATTGCATACAATTACAAATGATACATTATTGATATGGACAAAATTAATTATGCCCCAAGCTGAAAGAATGTCAGAATTAGGTGAATTCTTATAGATAGATGCAATGTACATTAACCTCTaaaatgcatttttatttttatttttctgcttTCTCATGACATTAGTTAGAtcaatatataatgattaaaaatacataaattaaattataatttggaCCAATAAAATGTTGAACACGGCACCATCATTTGATTGAACAAACTGgataatttattaattgtatGTGTATGTGTGTAAACCCCAGGAATATGCAAAAATCTTGCAAACGTAGATTTTTTTAgctttcttaaaaatatatatataactccaTGTTTAATAATGAATCATCAAAAACATCAGAagtaataattttgaatttttgatatCTTTAGGTCCGGTTTAGAATTACATAAATAagagttaaaatatatttttttgtagaaagagttaaaaataattatacaaagAATGGGAAGAGAAGCGGGAGGAGGGTGACGTACGCAAATGGGGACATGGAGAATGCCACGCGCAATTGAGAGGTCCACACTCTCTACTCCTTTTATATTTCACCAAATCATCAATCTCTCACTCCCACTCTTACTCTTTCTCTCACTTCATATTCCCCTAAGTTTATAACCAAACCATTCATCTCTCTCTCGGTGATCATCATCTTCTGCACATCCATTTTTGTCtgatctccttcttcttcctcgatctccctgttttcttttcttacagTCGACTAAATTGGATACAcacatatgtttatatatgtgtgtgtactATTCCACAAGTCAAAGAAAAGGTAAAGCTGATTTACAAGGGATCTCAAGATCAAAAGAGTTAATTCCGTCGTCTCAACTTACACACATGTGCGTGTTTTATTTTGTTCACTAAAACATTGATCTCATTGCACCCCTTTTCCATATATTATTTAGTCCTTTCACTTGACGTGTTGCCCAATTATGCATATGTAATCTGTTGATCTTTTTGTTGGAAAATGTTTTCTTCTAAAACTTCaggtatttttatttatcatctCTTAAGTAAGTTTTGGTAATTATTTGTCTATCCGCAACACCcgtaataatattattttactttttttaatgGAAACTCttttgatcatttgtatctgaatatgatttgtgtttgtaTATGCAATATCTGTGTGTGTAATAGTTCTATATAATACAGTCTTGCGTACTTAAAGCTTTCCGAAATGAAGATAAAACAGACACATGCAGACTTTGAAACCTTTTAACAGTTTTTGCTCAGACGAggatttttttgttatcaatttgGAAAAAGCTACTTTTGTTTGTATTACACAAGACcgaatataatatgtataatatatgtAGTTGGATAGGTTGGATTGttcaaaatttaacattcatcaATGTTTTAGCACATATGAAATAATGTTCAGAAAGATAAAACAGTCCGTTTTCCGATAACACATATGATCATCGCCATCATTTATTCACAAACCACGTTGCAACAGGAAAGCTTGTCCGTTCTCTTTCAACCTCACATAAGCTCTTATGCATGTCATCTTTACCATATCTTCTCAACCTTTAAAACCTGACTTTCATGTTTCTATGCCACCTTCTGATCACTTTTTAAGATAcgtaaaaataataactatgtACCTTTCTTAGtaaatgtgatttttttatCTGTGGAAAATAGTAATGAAGTTGAAACTAACTATTAGGTGAAATTATTACACTTTTTAACAAGAACAATTTATTTTCAACTTCCATTCTTGACAGCAGCATGCATACACATCATTAATATAGTGATCATTTTGGTAACGAACCATGTCATGCAGAAATAATGGAATCAGTGGATCAGTCATGTAGTGTTCCTCCAGGATTCAGGTTCCATCCAACAGACGAAGAGCTCGTTGGTTACTATTTGAGGAAGAAAGTGGCATCACAAAAGATCGATCTTGATGTCATTAGAGATATTGATCTCTACAGAATCGAACCATGGGATTTACAAGGTTAGACACTTAGATATTTCAgggtttattttcttaatatgacAATGTCAATGCCAAGATCTGACGaacatttgttttatatatgataGAAAGATGTCGAATCGGATACGAGGAAAGAAACGAATGGTATTTCTTCAGCCACAAAGATAAGAAATATCCAACAGGAACAAGGACAAACAGAGCGACCATGGTTGGTTTTTGGAAGGCCACAGGTCGGGACAAGGCTGTCTATGACAAGTCAAAACTGATGGGTATGAGGAAAACACTTGTATTCTACAAAGGAAGAGCCCCTAATGGCCAAAAAACTGATTGGATCATGCATGAATACCGGCTAGAGTCTGATGAGAATGCGCCTCCTCAGGTATTCTATATTTTACTTGATTATATTTTCGAAGTAGATAGGATTATTTTGTTATACGTACGACATATCAATTTAGCGTTTCCAGTTTTTAGGAGACATTACATGGAACTTGTTGGGTTTTTCATGGGGCTTGTAAAGCATTTTGGGGGGTCTCAGTCTCATAAGCTCTTTTATGAGACACACTTAAACCTTTTAGGTAAAAGTCGAGCATTTAATTAAGATATATGTCAAATGTTCCACCTTTTATCACAAAGCAAAAAGTAAAAAGACTGTACTAAAACTTCAGTTCCATATATGTAGACCAAAGATcattcctatatatatatatatatatcactgtTTATgtgaataatatttatttataagtgtGCTTAAAGTCTTGAAAgtctaaaatgattaaaaggaTTTTCATGCTTAGGAGGCTCTCTTCCAATTCTTGACACTGTAATACTAGTAGTTAAGTTATAttgttaaatttaaattatttataaaaaatgttttgctAATAAAAGCATATATCTAATTCATTCAGTAATTTTATTATAGCTTACTAATGAGTATGTACCTATATATGCTGGTAATGGTAGCTTTCTTCCTTGTGTTCTCAAACTTTAAACGCATGCTTTTTATTGTGTCTCACTACACATATAAGCATGataattattctttttgtttggtATTGCTAAAGGTTAGGCTTATTTACACCAATATGATAATTAAACCATTCCTTATGATAATTGTGTACGTATTGTAGGAAGAAGGATGGGTGGTTTGTAGAGCTTTCAAGAAAAAACCAACGACCGGTCAAGCCAAGAACACGGAAACTTGGAGATCAGGTTACTTTTACGACCAATTACCGAGCGGAACTGGCTCGGGTATGGAGCCTCTCAATTACGTACCTAAGCggaaacaaaacattttttcacAAGATTTTATGTTCAAGCAAGAATTAGAAGGGTCAAATATCGGTTTAAACTTCATCCACTGCGACCAATTCATTCAACTTCCGCAGCTAGAAAGCCCTTCACTTCCTCTTATGCAGAGGCCAGTGAGCTCAACGTCAATAACATCACTGGagaaaaatcataataaattcAAAAGACCACTAACagaagatgatgagaagttCAACGAGCTAATAAGTAGCAAAAGgaaagataagaagaagaaatcatCAGTGATGACAACGGATTGGAGAGCACTTGATAAATTTGTTGCTTCTCAACTTATGAGCCAAGAAGATGGATTTTCAGATTTTGGTGTTCATCAAGAAGACGACAACAACAAAACTGGTCAACGCAATAACGAAGAAAGCAGTAACAATGGTATAGATATGCCTACATCGTCGTTATTGAgtgatggagaagaagagaacagGTTCATCAGCGGGCTCTTGTGTACGAATTTGGACTATGACTTAATATAGGGATTTTTGCATGTTTGATAAAAGATAATGATATAGTATGGTGTAACGTTTTTCTATATAGGTAgaataaattgatataatataacatttataaaaatttgtaaaatatttatttttatttttctaattatatggatattatatatacttttcgTGAAAATAACTGGGTGTGAAAGAGTAATCATTATGATTTTGtgtctttgataaaaaaaaagatgattttGTGTCTTACGTTGCTATAACTAGGTTATTAGGGTTTTGATTATGATTTGACTACCAAACTAAAAGAACACCGCAGAAAAATTTTAGTGTAGTATCCCGATGGGCTTATTTAagttattgtatttttcttttggtataataatacaaaaaaaaaagatttcaattaAGATAGAcatgttttgttaattttgatATGGGTTCGGCGTCTCACTTAAATATTGGtccttcctctcttctcttcactATTCTCAGAGTATGGTTCAGTTTCTTTCTTGATATGGTCCTCTTTTGTTGGCTTGTTGATCACAACTTTGtaatcaatttatttttaaaggaaAACTTAACCAATATTCTAgataatttcaaaatcacagtataaataatatatattatttttcaataagATATTAATGTTAGTATATTGGTATATGTAATTAGTTAAATGTACATATTAACTCGTAGCTACAATCTTGAAGGTTTTCTTAATATAGATCCTTGATTAATCAAATATTGAGGTTTACAAAACTATTTACAAGTGTACAAAGAGAATCTCATATCTAACAGTATGTAAGTTCAACTAATTACATAGATACATGTTGAAAAAACACGTTAACAGATCAATATAATAACATCAAATTTCATAGAATTGGTTTTTGAGAGGGCTTGTTAGagagataaaataattaattaatgataagaataaataaaaacaaagtgtTGGCCCAAAGTGGGCTCATGAGTTTGTCGAGCGTGCGGTGTACAAGATGGGGAGTCCGTTGGGCATGCTTTGTCGTCGTTTCAAGAGCCCCTTACCCGTTTCTTCCTTTTTCCAaaatttcaatgtaaatttcattttagttcttatcaaattaaataatccTTGTCGTAAATCATTTTGTTTCTGTATAATGCGAAAGAATAATTGTGTATATTATCTGTCTTAGTCTCTTAGATCATATACATGGAAACATTTTGATCGAGTAGTTGGcttagtaataaaaaaaaagtttatttaccAAGTCTCGTTTAGACTATGCAACTTTACAATTAGAAGCAGCTTCCATTCACAAGCTAGATTAAAATAAAGTCGAAGGAATCATCAAATTGGATGGATATCGGTATCCCTGGTCTACGATAGTTTTCTTAATGTCCAATTTGCTTAAACCTGATATTTCATGGATGGAGTttaacctatatatatatatatatatatatagcaaatgCAACTAATTGATAGATATAAGATAAAATCGTCTGGACATGCTATATAGTATCTGAGAAGAATCTTCAACACATTAGATTAATCTAAACAGAACTGGATAATttcttgtaaataaatatatattatagttattATACATTCTTGTTAAAAAGGTGGCCAAAATCTTAGCAATGGACTTTTACTTGATGGTATCTTTTGAAGCGGAAGGATGTGATTGAAAGAAAGACAAGGCTTCTGATTAGTCCATTTCATACTTAGAGTGGACCAACTAAATCACTCTAATCTCATATATGCAATCGGCATTTTGCATTCTTTATGTCTCCTTTTTCCTAAAGATGTGTCCATGACTTCAtgattttgtataattttataggTGGCGGCAAAGACAGCGTACATTTATAGTGCAAAATACATTGCGAGTATTTTCAAACTATACACTATGCGATGATGAATTCAGATATACGAGAGATGACGAACTCAATTAGTGCGGAATTGATTAGAATTATGAGTTTATGACAAATCAACCAATCTTACGATCCCAAAGATGAAGTATCGTTCATATTATTATCATTTGAGGCTTCCACGTAAGTATAAATAGATGGTCAGTATGAATATGATTAGGAACACTTGTGcaccctttctcaaaaaaaaaaacacttttgcACCTTTACTCAAACTAATGATTAATTTGTGCTTTTTGTTACTTCCCAAAGAATATAATTCATTGAATTTTTCGTTTCCCTGAAATTTATGGCTTTACTTTTCATACCTTTAATCAGTTTTTGATATACACAAGCCATATTTctaatatttgtaatttatacAGTTTAACAATATGACACTACTCACAAATAtctataacatttttttgtggtgaaactataatttatttcttaatatatagAGACTAGAGAACGCGATGATTTACATATCTTGGAAGATTTTTTGATGATTATGGACGTAATTTTTGTAGACATTACGAAAATCTCATATAACTTGTTGTTTTTGCAGTTTAATTCAAGCAAGAacttagattaaaaaaaaaagaacttcgATATAGACATGTTAATACGTGTatggttaaaaaaaagaacatttttttaatacgTGTGTGGTATGGTTTGAATATACCTAAACATGCGACTACAATAGGATGTGGGTTAGACCCACTGACCACTTCTAGTATCTACTGTCTCTTTTGGGCAAATAATAAGAAAAGTATCTCAGAATCTTGACCAGTGGGAACTTGATCCAAAAAAGGGAATCGCTGGTTTGCAACCAGCACATGTTGTCGTCTAGTATCAATCAAATTTCAGACAAAACTAacataataaaagtaaaatgaCAAAGCTTTGTATGTATGGTCAAGAGAGAGTGAATAACCAATGATGCCAATTGCAATGATGTAGTTTTTCTACCGCAGAAGATTTGATCAAAAATCTAAAGTATAAAACAGTGGCAAGAGTAGCCcatcataaattacaaaaagtccatatatataagtaaataaagAGCCCAACATACGCAACTTGAAACCAGGAAGTAGAAAAGATTATAAAAGCTCATTTCAAAACCACATCTGTCTTATACGAGATGGGAAGTGATAAGCTGCAAAGCATGgagattattttcttaaatttcaaATGCATAATAATGCGAAGGTTTAACTCCGAAAACATAGATTCTACTTGATAGAGAAAGGTCTCAAATAACATTGTAGCAAAATCTTAAAGTATCAAAACAAGGTCTCAGTagcaaaaaccaaaaaacaaaagtgaaCAGATTCATCATCTTCAATCCTCTTCTCCTTATTCTTGCTTGGAAGCAAGAGCAGCAGCTTGACCTCTGAGACGACCAGTTCTCCTTGCAGCAATAAGACCAACCTTTTGCCCAGGGGGTGCATCACGACGAACAGTGCTGGCGTGACCAATATGTTGATGGTTACCTCCTCCGTGAGGATGCTCAACAGGGTTCATAGCCACACCACGAACCTTAGGCCAGCAGTTCCTCTTCACACGGTACTTGTGGTACGCGTTACCCGCCTTGAGCATTGGCTTCTCTGTCCTTCCACCTCCAGCAACTTGACCAATCATGGCCCTGCATCCACTTGGGACAATCTTCTTCGATCCAGATGGCAACTTAACCCTGTCAAAAGACCAATGTGCGAGATGTAACTGTAAGAACCAAGctcaagaaacaaaacaagtaTAATCTTGAAATGACGACGTTTCGAAGACCATTTCTAATCAAATCAAAGGCAATCATGTAACAATACACTACAATAAAAAAGACATAACCTTtcaataaaaaccaaaaagacaTAACTAAGCAAGTTTAAATCTTGTAATGAAGAACTCAACCAAATGATGAACAGCCATTTCTATAACCATTTCTAATCCAATCAAACGCATTACAACCATAAAGACACAACCTTTCAATCATACAAACCAAAAAGACATAACCTTTCAATCATACAAACCAAAAAGACATAACCTTTCAATCATATTAACCAAAAAGATATAACCTTTCAATCATAACAAACCAAAAAAGACACAACATTTCAATAACAGAAAACCAAACCTGGTCGTGTCGTTGTCAGGGTTGTGTGAAATCACGATAGCGTAATCCCCAGAAGCTCTAGCGAGCACACCACGATCACCGACATGGTGCTCGACGTTGCAGACAACAGCTCCCTCAGGGATAGATCTGAGAGGAAGAACATTTCCGACAACGAGAGTGGCCTTCTTACCGCAGTACAAGAACTGTCCGGTGTACATACCCTCGGCGGCGACGAAGAGCTCCTTCTGCTTCTTGTAACGGAAAGGATGACGGAAGGCGACGCGGGCTAACGGAGCACCACGTCCTGGATCGTGGATGATCTCCGTGACGACACCCTTGAGGTAACCGTTCCTCTCGCCGAAGTCGAGGCTCCTGAACTTGGCAGGGCCCTTGCGGTGGTGAGTGTGGGACTTGAAGACGGAACCAGCTCCCTTACGTTGAGCTCTGATGACACGTCCCATGGTGGATTGTGATGTTCTTTCGTCTTCTGAAGTTTACGGCGAGAGCAAGGAACTAGGGTTAGTGCTTATGTAGATGGTGTACTTCACTCTCGAAACCCTAGTGGGCTAAATGGATCTACTCTTAATGGGCCTAGTATAAACTTTTACGAAATATCGGAAGAAATGGGCCTACTAAACTATTATCTTCTTCGTTTAAAACTCTAGTTTTAGAGTCCTTCGTATGTGTACTTGTTGATATCCGGTTTGAGTATGTGGAAGACAATAGTTCTACTGAAGACTAATCTTTGTCTTATTACTTGCTCAACACAACAAGACCTGTTAAAAGCTCAAAAACAGAATTCACTGAAAACTgaatagttttttctttctttttttcacaAACTGAATAGCTTTTCTATTTTGGCGTATgataaacttaaataaaaacttgTATGATATATTTTGTCTGTCAGCTTGTATGCTATACTTGATGAGAGTTGTAAATTCTGTATGCGATATACTTGAGAGTTGAAAATTGAAAGTTGATTTGGATGAATTCGGTACTTTCAGTAAAATTTAAGTCATTCTTCTGGttaaatcaaactaaaaactataaaaataaaatgtaactgCTAATGTTAACAACTTCctaaatagtgtaaaatacCGACATCAAATAGTTCAGAGTTCTAGAAGTTTTTCGTTTGATccatttttaaattcaatttctCTCTTCGCATTGTTTAACTTTGAACATTGTGTGAATCAATGAAATTACTCTACCAGATAAATGAAAACATGTTTTCACAGGAAGCactggtttatattttatatttataatttttctttttgaaacctttttactatttataatatttcagacaaaacaaaaatattatccTTTTTACTATCTATTTTTTTGGTAGTCTAATTTGTCCGAAAATTAGGGATGGACAATAATGATTAGCGTTAGTACACATATACTATATCATTACGTATGAAAATTCCCATCACAGTAAAGGATAATATATCTAGGGATGGACACTAATCGGATATACAGGTTTATGAAATATAAGTGATCCGATTTGTTTTATCTGAATAATTAATTATCCGATACAATTCGATCTGCCACCATTTAGATTTTTGGTGTCACGGATATCTGGATAATTTTAGATGTTTGATCGGATATATGATTCGatctgtaaaaataaataaaaagtttaaaaacaataatatataaaataataatattttatttaaaaattaaatctatttatttttagaaattctaataactaatataatgaatttatcaaataaaaatactgcaaaatttatataaacatataaatctttaaatatatgtatttatatgcaTATAACGGATCAGGTTGGATATACAttcctaaaaatattagtatttgtgatttatttattttttacggatattatattttagtatttggTTTGTTTCGTAGAATCGTATATCCAGATTTTTCGGTTCTAGTTGAAACGGATAAcgatttaaatcaaaatttacaaattttgatCAGCTCAAGTACATCTATAGAAAGATTGATTCTCTCTTATCAAAATTtactctcactctctctctctctctacacaATTTATTTATCTAGATTTGTATGTACACATATACTAATCAAATGAATCATCATCTTTTACTTTCGAAAATAAAGTTACAAAGCGAACAATAGTAGCTAGTGGATATTTTGTGAGATATATTTTCTTGCAAAAGAAATTTGTGAGATATTTTGTGAGATATTTATTGTATATatcatttaacaaaaaatatgttATGAAAAACATAAGGTCCCTCTCAAgtttttattctaatatattatatgttccAATCACATATATAATCGATCCTGACAGAATTTACCTACGATAGaagaaaaaagtatatatatcatCTTTTGATATATTAACCCGGATGATCAGAAAAGCACAATTTATTTATGTGTAATTATTCTCAATTCAACTGCCTAATAATATGCTTATACGGGTTGACAAATCTTGAAAGTCGGCTAacaatttacaaatatttgagTAGAAACTACTATATAGAACTCGGATCTCATTTACTAACTTGCCTTTACTTGTGAAGTTGCCTTTGCTtgtgtttgtgtattttttttctgtgtttgtgtatttttattttaatgatatcaCATATATACAACttgcagaaacaaaaataaacaacttCTTTTAACAGTTTTCCTTATGTTTTTATACGGACATGAAAAAACTCACAAGTCACAATCAAAAGGTTTTCTACTAGATTTctgatcaaattttattttgtaacctAACGTTCTATTTCAGGACGAACAGAAGGTAAAAAGGATGGACGTGAAGTCTAATTTATTGATTTGGACTTAATACAAATAAACTAGCTATTCCTCTCAAGAACCAACTGTCAGCAAGACACGTTGACTTAAGGGGAAAGTCGCACAcccaaaatattcaaaatatatagtcaAGAACCCTGAAAATACATATCGCTATAGCAACGAATATTGAGTCGATGCTTGACGCGATGCCCGTAGCCCGCCATTAGATTCCGAGAGATTACCAATTGAGGTAAATCAGTATCTCTCTAGGTCGAGTTCTTTCTGAACATGGAGATAAGTGATTGAAAGACAACTTCATCACAAGGGATAGTGAGACCCATGTCGTGCTCAAACCCAAACTCTTCTTCGGCTAGTTGGAGGAGTGTCTGAAAGTCAGGATGAGCTAGACATGAGATTGGCACCACGTAACGACTCCGGTCTTGCCCAACGTAGACAGGGAAGTGACCTTTTGGCACGTCTTTGATGTAGCAATTACCTTGATTCTGCTTTCCAAGACTTGAGCATCTCTTCAAGATTTTCTTTAGCGATGCTGCTTGAGACGTTGCCACTTTGCTCGACTTCTTTATCGCCATAAATTGAGCTTACAGAAGCCTAACTTGGTTAGAGACAGAAAGGAGAGAGAAGAATAATTTTGTATGTTTGAATGAAGGTGTGGATGTGAAGTTGAGGGATAGAGTCGTATGTATAAGGGCGCaataagaaagagaaaaactgagagtttactaaataataagaaaactttTATACAgagattatatgttttatttttaaggaaaataaacatttaaatccTCAACTATTTGAAATTGGCAAGTTTAATCCCGAACTATCACTTGCATGATTTTATTCCCCAACTAACAGTTAATTTGACAAATTAGTGATCAAAAAGTCAACTGTGAAATCATAAACGATTCTCGTTagttttaatcaattatctccGGCATTGAATTTGAAAATTCGAAATTTCCAAATTCAAATCTTTAATTTTGAGTGAAGCTAAGTGACAGAAAGCGGTTTTCTACGGAAACAAACATCATCAGAAACCATCTTTCCGTCACGAGAAATCGTCTTCACTCAAAGTCGTCTTCACTCAAAGTTAAAGATTTGAATTTGGAGATTTTAAGGTTTCCAAGTTCATTGGCGGagataattgatataaaactaACGAGAATCGTTTATGATTTTACGGTTGATTTTTTCGGTCACTAATTTGCCAAGTCAACTATTGGTCGAAGAATAAAATCATGCAAGTGATAGTTCGGGATTAAACTTGCCAATTTCAAATAGTTGAGGATTTAAATGCTTATTTTCCCACGCAATTTACCATATTTAGTAATTTACCCTAAACTTCACTCTCAGTATACTAGGTTATATGGGTTTTATACATAGTAACTCtcagtttaaaattttagagtATTTGCATTTCATACCCACACAATTTACCATATTTAGTAATCTACCCTAAATACATTTATTGCCCCACAATTTTGCTTACTCTGTTGTCACTTTTTTTCTCAAAGTTTTACTGTGTTAGGTAAATCTCTAATATCCAACTTCTTTTAGTATTTTAAGCAAATTCACTCAAGTATGTTTAACTATGACTAGGTTATATGGGTTTTGTACATAGTAACGAAAAACATGAAGTATTTTCCTTGGTATAGTgaaaactataaaccctaaacttatacaatctatgtaaaatatagatataaatctCGCTAAACTAAAAAACTTTCAATAATTTAAGTTGGTCTGTTGGAAATTGGCCACCTGTAATAACTCCATAGACCAAAATCGATTATCACGTGAACATTTTTATCACTTTGTGGCGTGGCATGGCATGTGTGGTGGACGATACGAACAAGCATTGTCAATCTGGATGGCTTCTACATTAGGCTGTTCTAATTAGTTTTCGATAGATATTTCAGAAAAAATTGTTACACACGTTGTACAAAAGCTTCTATGACATGAATAAAATTCAACacattcaaaaattaaaactaaaaaacatttttaaaattaaaaaaaagtgttttCACCTCTTTGCTGAACGGAAATCCAAACAATGTAAAATAGTCTCTCACCGTGAATTGAATATAGGTGGCGGTAGTTATAGCCACAATTCCTTTACTACTACATCAACTAGACGTTGATATTCAAACACAGTTTGATTATCACTAACTGAATGTCCAAGTATATACATTGTTACTTTCTTACAAGACACTTCCAGATGGCCCAACGTTACCAAATATCCAAGATTAATTATATGCATCAATGTATAATTGAAGTCATGACTAATCCTCCAATAACTTTTTACAAACTATATCAAGTGATCAAAGAAAGcataaaattcttttttattttgtttgtaatgGTACTTTGAAAGCAAATATCACGTTGGAGGTAGGAAATAAGAGCAAATTTAGAGATAAAACCATAAGGAAAATGAGGAAATATAAGGACATCTTTCAAAGATTACATAAATGTGTGGTCGGACACAATTTTTTTCTGTTCACACTAAGTTCAAATAATTcatgtgttttttatttaagagGCAAAATTTCATTTATGTTAAAACGGTATAGAAGAAATCTTCTAGTGTATTATAGTTTAGCATTTTTCttcaacaaacattttattttaagaagAAATGTCTTAACCTTAAATTTACCATACATTATAAAAGACTTCTAAGAAAATCTAATAATACGTAACTTCTTGGTAGACTTCTTCATAATTCTTCTGCACCTTAACCCTAAAGtcaaatatttaactaattagCAGTAAACACTTCAGTAGACATAAAATCAACATATaaagtatttaatatataaaaactgaaTAATTATATGTCAagttttaatttcaaaaaaaaatcaat
It encodes:
- the LOC108853695 gene encoding NAC domain-containing protein 76 isoform X1; amino-acid sequence: MCVYYSTSQRKEIMESVDQSCSVPPGFRFHPTDEELVGYYLRKKVASQKIDLDVIRDIDLYRIEPWDLQERCRIGYEERNEWYFFSHKDKKYPTGTRTNRATMVGFWKATGRDKAVYDKSKLMGMRKTLVFYKGRAPNGQKTDWIMHEYRLESDENAPPQEEGWVVCRAFKKKPTTGQAKNTETWRSGYFYDQLPSGTGSGMEPLNYVPKRKQNIFSQDFMFKQELEGSNIGLNFIHCDQFIQLPQLESPSLPLMQRPVSSTSITSLEKNHNKFKRPLTEDDEKFNELISSKRKDKKKKSSVMTTDWRALDKFVASQLMSQEDGFSDFGVHQEDDNNKTGQRNNEESSNNGIDMPTSSLLSDGEEENRFISGLLCTNLDYDLI
- the LOC108853695 gene encoding NAC domain-containing protein 76 isoform X2, translated to MESVDQSCSVPPGFRFHPTDEELVGYYLRKKVASQKIDLDVIRDIDLYRIEPWDLQERCRIGYEERNEWYFFSHKDKKYPTGTRTNRATMVGFWKATGRDKAVYDKSKLMGMRKTLVFYKGRAPNGQKTDWIMHEYRLESDENAPPQEEGWVVCRAFKKKPTTGQAKNTETWRSGYFYDQLPSGTGSGMEPLNYVPKRKQNIFSQDFMFKQELEGSNIGLNFIHCDQFIQLPQLESPSLPLMQRPVSSTSITSLEKNHNKFKRPLTEDDEKFNELISSKRKDKKKKSSVMTTDWRALDKFVASQLMSQEDGFSDFGVHQEDDNNKTGQRNNEESSNNGIDMPTSSLLSDGEEENRFISGLLCTNLDYDLI
- the LOC108855843 gene encoding 60S ribosomal protein L8-3; the encoded protein is MGRVIRAQRKGAGSVFKSHTHHRKGPAKFRSLDFGERNGYLKGVVTEIIHDPGRGAPLARVAFRHPFRYKKQKELFVAAEGMYTGQFLYCGKKATLVVGNVLPLRSIPEGAVVCNVEHHVGDRGVLARASGDYAIVISHNPDNDTTRVKLPSGSKKIVPSGCRAMIGQVAGGGRTEKPMLKAGNAYHKYRVKRNCWPKVRGVAMNPVEHPHGGGNHQHIGHASTVRRDAPPGQKVGLIAARRTGRLRGQAAALASKQE
- the LOC108853151 gene encoding protein SMALL AUXIN UP-REGULATED RNA 9-like, which codes for MAIKKSSKVATSQAASLKKILKRCSSLGKQNQGNCYIKDVPKGHFPVYVGQDRSRYVVPISCLAHPDFQTLLQLAEEEFGFEHDMGLTIPCDEVVFQSLISMFRKNST